A stretch of Branchiostoma lanceolatum isolate klBraLanc5 chromosome 14, klBraLanc5.hap2, whole genome shotgun sequence DNA encodes these proteins:
- the LOC136448371 gene encoding folliculin-interacting protein 2-like isoform X4, with the protein MALERLAKLLPTRKNARNAPVKARKTEQTEPWKPPSFDKSQVRLLVFRDCEPQGKKLLFDSKAIRVVQDNDETDSPCRVFGAGKFAQPVTRQSSKEGSTSQNSTGFKYQYLRPGSDVKLLGEMMFGSIALSYQGSTLKIHNIRVPPQLMLTKVFTVKPVKETSLEDSCDSHDLLTGPKTILNLSNRSSSGSASVAHSMPMAVPKSPGPENQREDDDSGIVASAASNNSMVTPFPSPSSSFSSTNSNSFHRRFMRSQATSMEYGLMRRCSGDFSGFSNTDDSLPSPPTSGCSRGRSVKIGVAVIISLPESDEESSRQFQKFFFSHFTLLETHMHKLGMGVERALRKTSQLFIQRCIETLDAFREDVWHLYTAVRIQEPVWLNMMSYSKQRRSLVEHFLQELIVTMDHCNNKTTNYFLSTLLTAVLTHHLAWVPTVTPAGATPPSRTYLDKHSSKTLDMLAKTHPYNPLWAQLSDLYGAIGYPIKLARTVVTGRKAELVNRLLYLLSYFIRCSEVNENSEERDEAGESEGKPELRSCLVCGEESDAEYILVSKEEEGFTSGIDFGCSGNDTDEPNDRLTPQRRDSNESNNNSVVCRESPTHLQESRLENVSHVQRISPRFERTDAVVDMAASSTLSVSKEGGMVSPTRQLDEKEKYRYARMASKEGSISMLDEYFDGETEAKTIDDIQDELIRQSQEEERTVCDGESDRHLQRTAQDSVSELSRPVTLEGIDICEVESHGRAFLSPDALSPVDEVPTPVVSCAGTPVAAPYVSPVSGGTTPATPFSTSPRTTTSSPAIPKEGAVTTQAFTDAMFEGSTDSTLTNTSFCTSCESNRTARADTRTPVQVDQGDGVFSWKGEEEEGVVSALPGEGADTDRKMSSCSSHGDQQEVLPDDLPMPRSKSVQNPQQRLESNFGRSLLAGYSEKYLSDFVLLGTGESDFRQKLQTDLQLATQTSILDEPIAEAVCIVADTDRWTVQLYSSQKRGDKPAADVMGSSQVSSILQSVANLYKLKMPAEFCLMHLEDRLQELFFKSKMLAEYLRGHTRVTIQELSACVGIESSDLPLLTAVASTHSPHVAMSLV; encoded by the exons ATGGCGCTCGAGCGCCTAGCAAAACTGCTTCCAACCCGAAAAAACGCAAGAAATGCCCCCGTCAAGGCAAGAAAGACCGAGCAAACTGAGCC TTGGAAGCCGCCCTCCTTTGACAAGAGCCAAGTTCGACTGCTGGTGTTCCGGGACTGTGAACCCCAGGGAAAGAAATTACTGTTTGATTCCAAGGCCATCCGAGTTGTGCAAGACAATGATGAG ACGGACAGCCCATGTAGGGTGTTTGGGGCTGGAAAGTTTGCCCAGCCAGTTACAAGGCAGTCCAGCAAGGAGGGATCTACATCACAAAACAGCACGGGTTTCAAATATCAG TACTTGAGACCAGGATCAGATGTCAAGCTGTTGGGAGAAATGATGTTTGGATCCATCGCTCTGTCTTACCAGGGTTCTACCTTAAAGATTCACAACATCAG GGTTCCTCCCCAACTGATGCTGACCAAAGTCTTCACTGTCAAACCAGTCAAGGAAACATCTCT AGAGGACAGTTGTGACAGCCATGACTTGCTGACCGGACCAAAGACGATCCTGAACCTGAGTAACCGCTCCAGTAGCGGCAGCGCGTCCGTGGCACACAGCATGCCCATGGCCGTGCCCAAGTCTCCCGGCCCCGAGAACCAACGCGAGGACGATGACAGCGGCATCGTGGCATCAG CTGCTTCCAACAACAGTATGGTGACTCCCTTCCCCTCCCCGAGCTCTTCCTTCTCCAGCACCAACTCCAACAGCTTCCACCGGCGCTTTATGCGCAGTCAGGCCACCAGTATGGAGTACGGTCTCATGAGGAGGTGCTCTGGTGACTTCTCAGGATTCTCCAACACGGATGAC tCGTTGCCGTCTCCACCCACTTCAGGCTGCAGTAGGGGCAGGAGTGTCAAGATCGGGGTGGCGGTTATCATTTCACTGCCAGAGTCGGACGAGGAAAGCAGCAG ACAATTCCAGAAGTTTTTCTTCTCACATTTCACCCTGCTGGAGACCCACATGCACAAGCTGGGTATGGGAGTGGAGAGGGCGCTGAGGAAAACGTCCCAACTCTTCATACAGAGGTGTATAGAG ACGTTGGACGCGTTCCGAGAGGACGTGTGGCACCTGTACACCGCGGTGCGGATCCAGGAGCCCGTCTGGCTGAACATGATGTCGTACTCCAAACAGCGGCGCAGCCTAGTGGAGCACTTCCTGCAGGAGCTCATCGTCACCATGGACCACTGCAACAACAAAACTACTAACTA TTTCCTAAGCACCTTGCTGACAGCAGTGCTGACGCATCACCTGGCCTGGGTTCCCACGGTTACGCCAGCGGGTGCCACGCCCCCCAGCAGAACCTACCTAGATAAGCACTCCTCCAAAACG CTGGACATGTTAGCCAAGACTCATCCCTACAACCCACTCTGGGCACAGCTCAG TGACCTGTACGGTGCAATAGGTTACCCCATCAAGTTAGCGCGGACTGTCGTGACGGGACGGAAGGCCGAGCTGGTCAATCGGCTTCTCTACCTGCTCAGCTACTTCATCCGCTGCAGCGag GTCAACGAGAACTCAGAAGAACGCGACGAAGCAGGAGAAAGCGAGGGAAAACCCGAGCTCCGCTCGTGTCTTGTATGTGGGGAGGAGAGCGATGCAGAGTACATTCTCGTTTCTAAAGAAGAGGAAGGTTTTACTTCCGGCATCGACTTTGGCTGTAGCGGCAACGACACAGACGAACCGAACGACAGACTGACTCCGCAGAGAAGAGACTCAAACGAGAGCAATAACAACAGTGTGGTATGTCGCGAGTCCCCGACCCATTTGCAGGAATCCAGGCTGGAGAATGTTTCACACGTCCAGAGAATCTCCCCACGCTTTGAGAGGACGGATGCAGTAGTTGACATGGCTGCTAGCAGCACGCTCTCAGTAAGTAAGGAGGGAGGAATGGTGTCACCAACAAGGCAGCTAGATGAGAAGGAGAAGTACAGATATGCAAGGATGGCCTCTAAGGAGGGGAGTATCAGCATGTTGGACGAGTATTTTGATGGGGAGACAGAAGCTAAGACTATTGACGACATTCAGGACGAGTTGATCAGGCAGTCCCAGGAGGAGGAGAGGACAGTCTGTGATGGAGAATCAGACAGGCACTTGCAAAGGACTGCCCAGGACAGCGTGTCAGAGTTATCCAGGCCTGTGACGTTAGAAGGAATAGACATTTGTGAAGTGGAGTCCCACGGCAGAGCGTTTCTGTCTCCTGACGCTCTCAGCCCTGTAGATGAAGTGCCTACACCTGTCGTGTCCTGTGCAGGTACACCTGTCGCAGCACCTTATGTCTCACCTGTATCAGGTGGAACCACACCTGCCACGCCCTTCTCCACCTCTCCAAGAACTACCACCTCTTCGCCCGCGATTCCAAAGGAAGGGGCCGTAACCACGCAGGCTTTCACAGACGCCATGTTTGAAGGGTCGACTGACAGCACCCTGACGAACACTAGCTTCTGTACCAGCTGTGAGAGTAACCGGACCGCCAGGGCGGACACACGCACTCCAGTGCAGGTGGACCAGGGGGACGGGGTCTTCAGTTGGAAGGGGGAAGAAGAGGAGGGTGTGGTGTCTGCATTGCCTGGTGAGGGGGCTGACACTGATAGAAAGATGTCTAGCTGCAGTTCTCATGGAGATCAACAGGAGGTGCTGCCAGATGACCTTCCCATGCCCAG GTCAAAATCGGTTCAGAATCCTCAGCAGAGATTGGAGTCCAACTTTGGGAGGTCTCTCCTGGCTGG TTACAGTGAGAAGTACCTCTCTGACTTTGTCCTGCTGGGAACAGGTGAGAGTGACTTCAGACAAAAGCTACAGACGGACCTGCAGCTCGCCACACAGACCTCCATTCTGGACGAACCAATCGCTGAGGCTGTCTGTATCGTGGCGGACACCGATAGATG GACTGTACAGCTATACTCAAGCCAGAAGAGAGGAGACAAACCCGCTGCTGATGTCATGGGGTCATCTCAGGTCAGCAGTATCCTGCAGTCCGTGGCCAACCTGTACAAACTCAAGATGCCTGCCGAGTTT TGCCTGATGCACCTTGAGGACCGTCTCCAGGAACTGTTCTTCAAGAGTAAGATGTTAGCGGAGTACCTGAGGGGTCACACAAGGGTCACCATCCAAGAACTGTCAGCGTGTGTGGG gattgAGTCCAGTGATCTTCCACTCCTGACAGCTGTGGCCAGCACCCACTCTCCTCATGTGGCCATGAGTCTAGTCTGA